A DNA window from Mastacembelus armatus chromosome 11, fMasArm1.2, whole genome shotgun sequence contains the following coding sequences:
- the LOC113126626 gene encoding chondroitin sulfate proteoglycan 5-like, producing MARCDTRLWTWQLILTISMVIIPLSAHGRHSLVRRHHHHNQSSVNKEALNTRMVLSDDSAERDHLIEAGVGAKPPLSSTKHHRSHKHVHLDFVEEDPPVGEELTAGGAGPDQPGNPLSDDVITVEFHSQEPDVVPSDVAVNWAKAPKPQKQKGGDPNAWTLNDFYEYLSPENDLSALDTTPEPEPTPSPPADMEDENPLLAGSPAVPDTKPKEDSRLPLPAPAGPRPDKNDGLGLGGAMGSDGCRLGFVRTGPGVCVSQCDIEPNFCFNGGVCTVVAGMGAFCRCNVQDYIWNKGTRCDWAVTEFQVLCVVVGVTSLVFLLLFMIVVFFAKRLHRLKNENKRLRKRSKYRPQSSEPQTDGISVSTTADGSQPNVRKLCDTPPPAPQAHTHNMAYYDNIICQDEPQKQEDPAKSPQPKEEGSMNILNSHSPKHENNRPASVVQEHGHTPNNQEENAEVNMLQNNLV from the exons GGAGGCATTCACTGGTTAGGCGCCATCATCACCACAACCAATCATCTGTCAACAAGGAGGCCCTGAACACCAGGATGGTGCTCAGTGATGACTCAGCGGAGAGAGATCACCTGATCGAAGCAGGGGTTGGAGCCAAACCACCACTCAGCTCCACCAAACATCACCGCTCTCATAAACATGTCCACCTAGACTTCGTAGAGGAAGACCCGCCAGTGGGGGAGGAACTCACTGCTGGTGGGGCAGGTCCAGACCAGCCTGGAAACCCCTTGTCTGATGATGTCATCACTGTAGAGTTTCACAGCCAAGAGCCGGATGTTGTGCCCTCTGATGTTGCTGTGAATTGGGCAAAAGCcccaaaaccacagaaacaaaaagggGGAGACCCGAACGCATGGACGCTTAATGACTTTTATGAATATCTGTCCCCTGAGAATGATCTCTCAGCGCTAGATACGACCCCAGAACCTGAGCCCACTCCTTCACCCCCAGCCGACATGGAGGATGAGAATCCCCTCCTTGCTGGTTCTCCTGCCGTTCCTGATACAAAGCCTAAAGAGGATAGCAGGCTCCCATTACCTGCTCCTGCGGGGCCACGACCGGACAAGAATGATGGGTTAGGCTTAGGTGGTGCCATGGGTAGTGACGGCTGCAGGCTGGGGTTTGTGCGCACCGGCCCAGGCGTGTGTGTATCTCAGTGTGACATTGAACCCAATTTCTGCTTCAATGGAGGGGTGTGTACGGTGGTGGCGGGGATGGGGGCATTCTGCAG GTGCAATGTGCAGGACTACATCTGGAATAAAGGCACACGTTGTGATTGGGCGGTGACAGAGTTTCAAGTgttgtgtgtggtggtgggtgTGACCTCCCTGgtgttcctcctcctcttcatgaTCGTTGTATTCTTTGCCAAGAGGCTGCACCGCCTCAAGAACGAGAACAAGCGCCTTCGCAAACGCAG CAAGTACCGCCCACAGAGCAGTGAGCCACAGACGGACGGCATCTCGGTTTCTACAACAGCTGATGGCTCGCAGCCAAACGTAAGGAAACTGTGTGACACCCCTCCGCCCGCTCCCCAAGCTCACACTCACAACATGGCGTACTATGACAACATTATCTGTCAG GATGAGCCTCAGAAGCAGGAGGACCCAGCAAAGTCCCCGCAACCTAAAGAAGAGGGGTCCATGAACATCCTCAATTCTCATTCCCCAAAGCACGAGAACAACCGCCCAGCCTCTGTCGTCCAAGAGCATGGCCACACCCCCAACAACCAGGAGGAAAATGCAGAGGTAAACATGCTCCAGAATAACCTGGTATAG
- the mrpl3 gene encoding large ribosomal subunit protein uL3m isoform X3, translated as MRKTAAEEYRRQTAEKLNPLKDEPWQRHEWAEGSRRVGLVAVKLGMAPIWTKTGERHVVTMLQVQDCHVLKSVSKEEFDGHTAALIVGGKNISPFYRSEKEMEMFRNAGVPPKQKVTTFKVTDNALIKPGTPLYAAHFRPGQFVDVTAKSIGKGFQGVMKRWGFKGQPASHGQTKTHRRPGASGPGGDPAKVFKGKKMPGMMGNIYITAYGLKIWRVNTKYNVLYVNGSVPGHRNCLVKVRDTVLPTRSSTLLNPPFPTYFTEEEGDLDEDLYDDNLFIHTEPSLTLS; from the exons ATGAGGAAGACCGCAGCAGAGGAATACAGAAGACAGACAGCTGAAAAACTCAATCCACTCAAAGACGAGCCCTGGCAGCGACATGAATGGGCCGAGG GTAGTCGAAGGGTTGGATTAGTTGCCGTGAAGCTGGGGATGGCTCCCATCTGGACGAAAACAGGAGAAAGACATGTAGTCACCATGTTACAG GTGCAGGACTGCCATGTACTAAAGTCTGTGTCCAAAGAGGAATTTGATGGACATACAGCTGCTCTCATTGTAGGAGGAAAAAACATATCACCATTCTAT AGGTCTGAAAAGGAGATGGAGATGTTCAGGAATGCAGGCGTGCCTCCAAAACAGAAAGTCACCACCTTTAAAGTCACAGACAATGCCCTCATAAAGCCAG GCACTCCTCTGTATGCAGCACATTTCCGTCCAGGCCAGTTTGTGGACGTCACAGCCAAATC cATCGGTAAGGGTTTTCAAGGTGTAATGAAGCGATGGGGGTTCAAAGGTCAGCCAGCCAGCCACGGCCAAACCAAAACACATCGCAGGCCAGGAGCTTCTGGACCTGGAGGg GATCCAGCCAAAGTTTTCAAAGGGAAGAAGATGCCTGGCATGATGGGCAACATCTACATCACAGCCTATGGACTGAAG aTATGGAGAGTCAATACCAAGTATAATGTGCTGTATGTTAACGGCTCTGTCCCCGGCCACAGAAACTGCTTAGTGAAG gtaAGAGATACTGTGCTGCCAACCAGGAGCTCCACATTACTCAACCCTCCTTTCCCTACTTACTTTACTGAAGAGGAAGGCGACCTGGATGAAGACCTGTATGACGACAACTTGTTCATTCACACAGAGCCATCATTAACACTATCCTGa
- the mrpl3 gene encoding large ribosomal subunit protein uL3m isoform X1 produces MATWSCRFVLQRGAPLICLRAAAAHSPAQFVGSIRTLKTTTWFEEHLTEDNQQYMRKTAAEEYRRQTAEKLNPLKDEPWQRHEWAEGSRRVGLVAVKLGMAPIWTKTGERHVVTMLQVQDCHVLKSVSKEEFDGHTAALIVGGKNISPFYRSEKEMEMFRNAGVPPKQKVTTFKVTDNALIKPGTPLYAAHFRPGQFVDVTAKSIGKGFQGVMKRWGFKGQPASHGQTKTHRRPGASGPGGDPAKVFKGKKMPGMMGNIYITAYGLKIWRVNTKYNVLYVNGSVPGHRNCLVKVRDTVLPTRSSTLLNPPFPTYFTEEEGDLDEDLYDDNLFIHTEPSLTLS; encoded by the exons CCCTGCACAATTTGTAGGTTCTATCAGGACACTGAAGACCACAACATGGTTTGAGGAGCACCTCACAGAAGACAACCAGCAGTACATGAGGAAGACCGCAGCAGAGGAATACAGAAGACAGACAGCTGAAAAACTCAATCCACTCAAAGACGAGCCCTGGCAGCGACATGAATGGGCCGAGG GTAGTCGAAGGGTTGGATTAGTTGCCGTGAAGCTGGGGATGGCTCCCATCTGGACGAAAACAGGAGAAAGACATGTAGTCACCATGTTACAG GTGCAGGACTGCCATGTACTAAAGTCTGTGTCCAAAGAGGAATTTGATGGACATACAGCTGCTCTCATTGTAGGAGGAAAAAACATATCACCATTCTAT AGGTCTGAAAAGGAGATGGAGATGTTCAGGAATGCAGGCGTGCCTCCAAAACAGAAAGTCACCACCTTTAAAGTCACAGACAATGCCCTCATAAAGCCAG GCACTCCTCTGTATGCAGCACATTTCCGTCCAGGCCAGTTTGTGGACGTCACAGCCAAATC cATCGGTAAGGGTTTTCAAGGTGTAATGAAGCGATGGGGGTTCAAAGGTCAGCCAGCCAGCCACGGCCAAACCAAAACACATCGCAGGCCAGGAGCTTCTGGACCTGGAGGg GATCCAGCCAAAGTTTTCAAAGGGAAGAAGATGCCTGGCATGATGGGCAACATCTACATCACAGCCTATGGACTGAAG aTATGGAGAGTCAATACCAAGTATAATGTGCTGTATGTTAACGGCTCTGTCCCCGGCCACAGAAACTGCTTAGTGAAG gtaAGAGATACTGTGCTGCCAACCAGGAGCTCCACATTACTCAACCCTCCTTTCCCTACTTACTTTACTGAAGAGGAAGGCGACCTGGATGAAGACCTGTATGACGACAACTTGTTCATTCACACAGAGCCATCATTAACACTATCCTGa
- the mrpl3 gene encoding large ribosomal subunit protein uL3m isoform X2, with protein sequence MATWSCRFVLQRGAPLICLRAAAAHSPAQFVGSIRTLKTTTWFEEHLTEDNQQYMRKTAAEEYRRQTAEKLNPLKDEPWQRHEWAEGSRRVGLVAVKLGMAPIWTKTGERHVVTMLQVQDCHVLKSVSKEEFDGHTAALIVGGKNISPFYRSEKEMEMFRNAGVPPKQKVTTFKVTDNALIKPGTPLYAAHFRPGQFVDVTAKSIGKGFQGVMKRWGFKGQPASHGQTKTHRRPGASGPGGDPAKVFKGKKMPGMMGNIYITAYGLKVRDTVLPTRSSTLLNPPFPTYFTEEEGDLDEDLYDDNLFIHTEPSLTLS encoded by the exons CCCTGCACAATTTGTAGGTTCTATCAGGACACTGAAGACCACAACATGGTTTGAGGAGCACCTCACAGAAGACAACCAGCAGTACATGAGGAAGACCGCAGCAGAGGAATACAGAAGACAGACAGCTGAAAAACTCAATCCACTCAAAGACGAGCCCTGGCAGCGACATGAATGGGCCGAGG GTAGTCGAAGGGTTGGATTAGTTGCCGTGAAGCTGGGGATGGCTCCCATCTGGACGAAAACAGGAGAAAGACATGTAGTCACCATGTTACAG GTGCAGGACTGCCATGTACTAAAGTCTGTGTCCAAAGAGGAATTTGATGGACATACAGCTGCTCTCATTGTAGGAGGAAAAAACATATCACCATTCTAT AGGTCTGAAAAGGAGATGGAGATGTTCAGGAATGCAGGCGTGCCTCCAAAACAGAAAGTCACCACCTTTAAAGTCACAGACAATGCCCTCATAAAGCCAG GCACTCCTCTGTATGCAGCACATTTCCGTCCAGGCCAGTTTGTGGACGTCACAGCCAAATC cATCGGTAAGGGTTTTCAAGGTGTAATGAAGCGATGGGGGTTCAAAGGTCAGCCAGCCAGCCACGGCCAAACCAAAACACATCGCAGGCCAGGAGCTTCTGGACCTGGAGGg GATCCAGCCAAAGTTTTCAAAGGGAAGAAGATGCCTGGCATGATGGGCAACATCTACATCACAGCCTATGGACTGAAG gtaAGAGATACTGTGCTGCCAACCAGGAGCTCCACATTACTCAACCCTCCTTTCCCTACTTACTTTACTGAAGAGGAAGGCGACCTGGATGAAGACCTGTATGACGACAACTTGTTCATTCACACAGAGCCATCATTAACACTATCCTGa